From Fibrobacter sp. UWB16, one genomic window encodes:
- the tcmP gene encoding three-Cys-motif partner protein TcmP, with the protein MPEFFEGFNDSTKAKLSIYKAYIKRYLKVLSKAYKLPWNKKDRIYIADLFAGPGEDENGNPGSPKILMDYLSQTFLDGLRVKICFNEMNPENFKKLNALVAEHKIQKTSWVKINVQNQDYSDFLPLIIENHKTHNYFKRFFFIDPFGYKSIHLNDIKKILSDGDTELLLFLPLSHIYRFKSNEGETNAVKTFLEEFISVPELYTIKSDVAFLRNILDTLRNKLKVFVDSFIIQDNAGKGHNCLIYFSSNRKGLEKFVEAKWEIDKEEGTGYDKRNQGQESFLESFFRDRLEDKLISYLKTGSKTNIQIRDFCFEHGSMPKHGNAALRKFAEQGKIQVCAYDESKKIRQNAFYLDDDKMERIYVKAI; encoded by the coding sequence ATGCCAGAATTTTTTGAAGGTTTCAATGATTCGACCAAAGCCAAGCTTAGTATATATAAAGCGTATATCAAAAGATATCTCAAGGTATTAAGTAAAGCGTATAAACTGCCCTGGAATAAAAAAGATCGAATTTATATAGCTGATTTGTTTGCTGGCCCTGGCGAAGATGAAAATGGAAATCCTGGTAGTCCAAAGATATTGATGGACTATCTTTCGCAAACATTCTTGGATGGATTGCGTGTGAAGATTTGCTTTAATGAGATGAACCCCGAAAACTTCAAAAAATTGAATGCTTTAGTTGCAGAACACAAAATTCAAAAGACAAGTTGGGTAAAGATAAATGTTCAGAATCAGGATTATTCCGATTTTCTTCCTCTAATAATTGAAAATCATAAAACGCATAATTATTTCAAAAGGTTTTTCTTTATAGACCCTTTTGGTTATAAGAGTATACATCTTAATGATATAAAGAAAATTTTAAGTGATGGGGATACGGAACTTTTGCTTTTTTTACCCTTATCTCATATTTACCGATTTAAAAGTAATGAAGGTGAGACCAATGCCGTAAAGACTTTTTTAGAAGAATTCATCTCTGTACCGGAACTATATACAATAAAAAGCGATGTAGCCTTTCTTAGAAATATTTTAGATACCCTTCGAAACAAATTGAAGGTTTTTGTAGATAGTTTCATTATCCAAGATAATGCTGGTAAGGGACATAATTGTTTGATTTATTTTTCTAGTAACCGTAAAGGGTTGGAAAAATTTGTTGAAGCGAAATGGGAAATAGACAAGGAAGAAGGAACTGGATATGATAAGAGAAACCAAGGGCAAGAATCATTTCTTGAATCATTCTTTAGGGATCGTCTAGAAGATAAATTGATATCCTACTTAAAAACAGGTTCAAAAACAAATATACAGATTCGAGATTTTTGCTTTGAACATGGTTCCATGCCTAAGCATGGTAATGCGGCATTGAGAAAATTTGCCGAACAAGGGAAAATTCAAGTTTGTGCATACGATGAATCTAAAAAAATTAGACAGAATGCATTTTATCTTGATGATGATAAAATGGAAAGAATATATGTCAAGGCTATCTAG
- a CDS encoding HNH endonuclease has translation MTFTERELIKKAGDDSGWSIVESDGLDSVTLGSASHNERATIKCCDHEMDVTFTAPFNESELHVGGAFDVVGSQKIIVQEREYESLRRVLHRMQELFIALPPTPIEIYNTRWRQIVAGGLPATETEETVKQRVGQDVYREALMNYWKGACAVTNSIIPEILRASHARPWNECTSAEERLDVYNGFLLSANLDALFDKGLITFDDNGCIMLSSQLNESNLKRVGIYPDMRLRWIDAHHLPYLKYHREHVWKG, from the coding sequence ATGACCTTCACTGAACGGGAACTGATTAAAAAGGCTGGTGACGATTCGGGCTGGAGCATCGTGGAATCCGATGGCTTGGATTCCGTCACTCTTGGTAGCGCCTCGCATAACGAGCGTGCCACTATCAAGTGTTGCGACCACGAAATGGATGTGACCTTTACAGCTCCGTTCAATGAATCGGAACTCCATGTCGGAGGTGCTTTCGATGTTGTTGGATCTCAAAAAATCATAGTGCAAGAACGTGAGTATGAGTCGCTTCGCCGTGTACTGCACCGCATGCAAGAGCTGTTCATTGCATTGCCGCCGACACCAATTGAAATATATAATACGCGTTGGCGACAAATTGTCGCTGGAGGCCTACCTGCAACCGAAACCGAGGAAACCGTCAAACAGCGTGTCGGCCAAGATGTATATCGCGAAGCCCTAATGAACTACTGGAAAGGTGCGTGTGCCGTCACTAACAGCATTATTCCAGAAATCCTTCGTGCTAGCCATGCAAGGCCATGGAATGAATGTACCTCTGCTGAAGAACGCCTCGATGTGTATAACGGATTCTTATTGAGTGCCAATCTGGACGCACTCTTTGACAAGGGGCTAATCACCTTTGACGATAACGGCTGCATTATGCTATCGTCTCAGCTGAATGAATCTAATCTGAAAAGGGTAGGCATTTATCCCGATATGCGTCTTCGCTGGATAGACGCCCATCACTTGCCATATCTGAAATACCACCGCGAACACGTGTGGAAGGGATAG
- a CDS encoding TIR domain-containing protein, producing MTPIKRQVFFSFEYDADAWRANQVRNMGIVDQSSTFTDNDWEKVKGSELTIKRWINSQLKMRSCLIVLIGETTFTRPWVDYEIQKAYELEKGIVGVYVHKLKDSDGNQSEKGLNPLDFNYTDDGEPLSQYVRTFNSRCVTSVGVYRDIEDNLSDLIEEAIENAGTY from the coding sequence ATGACTCCAATAAAAAGACAAGTATTCTTTAGCTTTGAATACGATGCTGATGCGTGGCGAGCAAACCAAGTTCGCAATATGGGAATTGTAGATCAATCCTCTACATTCACAGATAATGATTGGGAAAAAGTAAAGGGTAGTGAACTGACCATTAAACGATGGATTAATTCGCAGTTAAAAATGCGTTCTTGTTTAATTGTTCTTATTGGTGAAACAACATTTACGCGTCCTTGGGTGGATTATGAAATTCAAAAGGCCTACGAATTAGAAAAGGGTATTGTTGGCGTTTATGTTCATAAATTGAAAGATTCTGACGGCAATCAATCCGAAAAAGGTTTGAATCCATTGGATTTTAATTATACTGATGATGGAGAACCTTTGTCTCAATATGTGCGCACATTTAATTCTAGGTGTGTTACAAGTGTTGGTGTGTATCGAGATATTGAAGACAACTTGTCCGATTTAATTGAAGAGGCTATCGAAAACGCGGGAACCTATTAA
- a CDS encoding TIR domain-containing protein, producing the protein MGKKIFISYKYADDDVCPLKDPLPEMFEHTTVRDYVDLLQRYFNQTDDVNKAERDGEDLSNYDENTIWEMLKDRIFDSSTTILLISPNMKEPHRRDSSQWIPWEISYSLRRVTRDERTSQSNAILAVVLPDRRGSYSYYLNESSCNYNCSCTRYNNNVTFDIVAKNMFNRKRVNASRCLNGVVILSGESSYIKVVKWADFAKDPQSYIDTAAYIMENIEDYNISVEV; encoded by the coding sequence ATGGGTAAGAAAATATTCATATCGTACAAGTACGCGGATGATGACGTTTGTCCGCTTAAAGACCCATTGCCCGAAATGTTTGAACATACTACTGTTCGTGACTATGTTGACCTGTTGCAGCGGTATTTCAATCAGACAGATGATGTCAATAAGGCCGAGCGTGATGGCGAAGATTTGTCGAATTACGATGAAAATACAATCTGGGAAATGTTAAAAGACCGTATTTTCGATAGTTCGACCACAATTCTATTGATATCTCCGAATATGAAGGAACCCCATAGAAGGGATTCGTCGCAGTGGATTCCCTGGGAAATTTCGTATTCGCTTCGTCGAGTGACTAGAGATGAACGGACTAGTCAATCTAATGCCATCTTGGCAGTAGTCCTTCCTGACAGGCGCGGTTCATATTCGTATTATTTGAATGAAAGTTCGTGCAATTATAATTGCAGCTGTACGAGATACAATAATAATGTGACATTCGATATCGTTGCGAAGAATATGTTCAATCGTAAGCGTGTAAACGCCTCCCGATGCTTGAATGGCGTTGTTATTCTTAGCGGTGAATCCTCGTATATCAAAGTTGTAAAGTGGGCTGATTTTGCGAAAGATCCGCAGAGCTATATCGATACAGCAGCGTATATTATGGAAAATATTGAAGACTATAACATTTCAGTGGAGGTTTAA
- a CDS encoding toll/interleukin-1 receptor domain-containing protein, which translates to MILLQDLFQPRLFEEYIDKDIEYEYRRFQEESHYLKNEDDWEGLENLGKQYYQSSKCKLFVFLSHSHSDLQYTMGLISFLRNRYNVYVYIDSEDKSLPLRTSIKTAQVIKKKIKTCDRFLFLASNGAIASKWCNWELGMGDVQKLPDNLAFLAWHDTQIARQNYRGNEYMEIYPFIVYCEGDGSGNINEQDVFNPENFFHEEIESNSGFKNLNVPKQRGWYVRFKKNGTFTYIPLSKWLS; encoded by the coding sequence ATGATTTTGTTGCAAGATTTATTTCAACCAAGACTGTTTGAAGAATATATTGATAAGGATATTGAATACGAGTATCGTCGTTTTCAAGAAGAGTCTCACTATTTAAAGAATGAAGATGATTGGGAAGGACTCGAAAATCTTGGCAAACAATACTATCAGTCGTCTAAATGTAAACTATTTGTTTTTCTTTCCCATAGTCATAGTGATTTACAATATACGATGGGGCTAATTTCTTTTCTAAGAAATAGATATAATGTATATGTTTATATAGATAGCGAAGATAAATCTCTCCCTTTAAGAACTTCTATAAAAACAGCTCAGGTGATAAAGAAAAAGATCAAGACGTGTGATAGATTCTTATTCCTGGCATCTAATGGAGCAATAGCATCAAAATGGTGCAACTGGGAACTTGGAATGGGCGATGTACAAAAGCTTCCTGATAACCTGGCGTTCCTTGCATGGCATGACACTCAGATTGCTCGCCAAAATTATAGAGGGAATGAGTATATGGAAATATATCCGTTTATCGTCTATTGTGAAGGTGATGGAAGTGGAAATATAAATGAGCAGGATGTGTTTAATCCTGAAAATTTTTTTCATGAGGAAATAGAATCGAACTCCGGATTTAAGAACTTGAATGTTCCAAAGCAGCGTGGGTGGTACGTGAGATTTAAAAAGAATGGTACATTTACTTATATACCGTTATCAAAGTGGCTTTCGTAA